In Planococcus shixiaomingii, the DNA window GGACATCTTGAAACGTCTGCAAAGCGAACGTGAAGGGGCCATCATGATTACGGAAGAAAGTTTTGATGAAGTTAGTGAGGTCGATTTGAAACTGATGAGAGCCGCGAAGAAAATGGGCGGACAAGTGGTAACGAATGACTTTAACCTCAATAAAGTATGCGAACTTCACAATGTCCCCGTATTGAACATCAATGACTTGGCGAATGCAGTAAAACCGATTGTGATTCCAGGAGAAGACATGCATGTGGTCGTCATCAAAGACGGCAAAGAACAAAACCAAGGTGTCGCGTATTTAGATGACGGTACAATGATTGTTATTGAAGATGGTAAAGGCTTTATTGGACAGGCAATTGATGTTACGGTAACGAGTGTATTACAAACTTCAGCAGGGCGCATGATTTTCGCGAAGCCGCGAGACGGCCGCCAAGCTTCAATGAATGGATAAAGGATGTCGCAAAATGAACTATACAGTCGTCTTGCCCGCTGGCGGAAGCGGGAAACGGATGAAAGCAAATAAAAACAAGCTATTGCTGGAACTTCTTAATAAGCCTATCTTTCTTCACACATTGGAAGTGTTTCAACACGACCCGAATTGTGATGCAATTTGGCTCGCAGTCAAAGAAGACGAACGGCCATTGATCGATAGCTATGTAAAAAAGTATAAAATTACGAAAGTTCACGGCTATGCTGAAGGCGGAATGGAGCGGCAAGACAGTGTGAGAGCTTGTCTTGAAGCGATTCCGCCTTGCGGCATTGTATTAGTCCATGATGCGGCGCGACCATTCATCGATCGCGAGGTAATTGCCCGCTTAGTAGAAGCCGCTAATATTTCGGGTGCAGCAATTGCCGGAGTTCCTGTAAAAGATACGATCAAAAAAGCAACAGATGGTGTAATTACAGAAACGGTAGACCGCAACCAATTGTGGATCATCCAAACGCCACAAGCTTTTAAATACGAATTGATTTTATCGGCTGCAAAAGCGGCCGTCGAAGACGGTTTTCTTGGAACGGATGAAGCGATGCTAGTTGAACGCTTAAATCATCCGGTACAGATAGTGGAAAGCACATATGAAAATGTAAAAATGACTACACCGGACGATTTAATTTATGGCAAGGCCATCTTAGAAAGCCGGATACAGGAGGAGCAGCGATGATGCGAATTGGACAAGGATATGATGTACATCAGTTGGCGGAAGGAAGACCATTTATCTTAGGAGGAATTGAAATTCCTCATGATCGGGGATTGCTGGGCCATTCAGATGCAGATGTGTTGCTTCATACTATTACCGATGCTGCACTAGGCGCAATTGGCGGCGGGGATATCGGCAAACATTTTCCGGATACTGATCCCGAATTCAAAGACGCCGATTCGAAAAAGTTGTTGACTCACATTTGGGAAATCGTCAAAGAGCAAGGCTACGAACTTGGCAATGTGGATTGCACGGTCATCGCTCAAAAACCGAAATTAGCTCCTTATATTGAGCAAATGCGTGAGTCAATCGCAAGTTTGCTGGAAGCGGATGTTTCACAGGTGAATGTTAAAGCGACCACTTCTGAACATTTAGGGTTTACAGGACGCGAGGAAGGTATTGCGGCACTTGCTGTAATCTTACTGACAAAACGTCCACTTTCGTTAGACGTTCCAGAGTGATAAAATAGCAGAAGGATATTTTTTAGGAGGAAATTACATGACACAAGAAGTACGCGTACGATATGCCCCGAGCCCGACTGGACATTTACATATCGGCGGAGCCCGCACTGCATTATTCAATTATTTATTTGCCCGCCACAACAATGGGAAATTTATCATTCGGATCGAAGACACGGATATCGAACGGAATATCGAAGCCGGCGAAATGTCTCAGCTCGACAATTTAAAATGGCTAGGCATCGATTATGACGAGTCTGTTGATATCGGCGGCAACTACGGTCCTTATCGCCAAATGGAACGTTTAGATTTGTATAGCGGCTATGCGCAGGAAATGCTGGAAAACGGTTCTGCTTATAAATGCTTCTGTACGCCTGAGAAGTTGGAAGCAGAGCGTGAAGCGCAAAAAGAAGCTGGAATTGCAGCTCCCCAGTACAGTGGAACTTGCCGCAATTTAACTGCAGAAGACGTAGCTGAAAAAGAAGCGGCTGGCATGCCGCATACCATTCGTATGAAAGTGCCGACTAACGTAACGTATGAGTTCGAAGACTTGGTGCGCGGCCCGATTTCATTTGAATCGAAAGACGTAGGCGACTGGGTATTGGTCAAAACAAACGGCA includes these proteins:
- the ispD gene encoding 2-C-methyl-D-erythritol 4-phosphate cytidylyltransferase, encoding MNYTVVLPAGGSGKRMKANKNKLLLELLNKPIFLHTLEVFQHDPNCDAIWLAVKEDERPLIDSYVKKYKITKVHGYAEGGMERQDSVRACLEAIPPCGIVLVHDAARPFIDREVIARLVEAANISGAAIAGVPVKDTIKKATDGVITETVDRNQLWIIQTPQAFKYELILSAAKAAVEDGFLGTDEAMLVERLNHPVQIVESTYENVKMTTPDDLIYGKAILESRIQEEQR
- the ispF gene encoding 2-C-methyl-D-erythritol 2,4-cyclodiphosphate synthase, which encodes MMRIGQGYDVHQLAEGRPFILGGIEIPHDRGLLGHSDADVLLHTITDAALGAIGGGDIGKHFPDTDPEFKDADSKKLLTHIWEIVKEQGYELGNVDCTVIAQKPKLAPYIEQMRESIASLLEADVSQVNVKATTSEHLGFTGREEGIAALAVILLTKRPLSLDVPE